A portion of the Roseovarius sp. SCSIO 43702 genome contains these proteins:
- a CDS encoding tetratricopeptide repeat-containing protein, whose amino-acid sequence MSFTTTNMFAPRIWGFDRADAEWHVARGAGWTRADLAWERLMETGCAGTGKAARRRFLAADLLARLRFAPGDPRRATAAAARWRLTGAEAHRLRALREWQGVESYIETLEIRPRARSSLFHLRMEARHRDTYHANLRKRLTAFATEMRETLEGEGHHRHAARWRGEKPTVFDDTRKLLAACLLIPDGERLRTACRD is encoded by the coding sequence ATGAGCTTCACGACAACGAACATGTTCGCGCCGCGTATCTGGGGATTTGACCGCGCCGACGCCGAATGGCACGTCGCGCGCGGGGCGGGCTGGACCCGCGCCGATCTCGCGTGGGAACGCCTGATGGAAACCGGCTGCGCTGGTACCGGCAAGGCCGCCCGGCGCCGCTTCCTCGCCGCCGACCTCCTCGCGCGGCTCCGCTTCGCCCCCGGCGACCCGCGCCGCGCCACCGCCGCCGCCGCCCGCTGGCGCCTCACCGGGGCCGAGGCGCATCGCCTGCGCGCCCTGCGCGAATGGCAGGGGGTCGAGAGCTATATCGAGACCCTCGAGATCCGCCCCCGCGCCCGCTCGTCGCTCTTTCACCTGCGGATGGAGGCGCGCCACCGCGACACCTATCACGCCAACCTGCGCAAGCGCCTCACCGCCTTCGCGACCGAGATGCGCGAGACGCTCGAAGGCGAAGGCCACCACCGCCACGCCGCGCGCTGGCGCGGCGAGAAGCCCACCGTTTTCGACGACACGCGCAAACTCTTGGCGGCCTGCCTGCTCATCCCCGACGGGGAGCGGCTCAGGACAGCTTGTCGCGATTGA
- a CDS encoding ABC transporter ATP-binding protein yields MTALLETRDLTMRFGGLVAVDALGFSVEQGSIHGLIGPNGAGKTTTFNMISGFYTPTSGQVLLRGEDISGLKMHEVARRGVVRTFQHSTLFAELTVLENALIGTHMSFRPNIFAAIVGWDREDRKGALARAHSALEFFGLDHLASERAGDLSHGHQRALGMAVAHASHPDIILLDEPFTGMNPEETRQMMDLMRRLKADGMTILLVEHDMQAIMGLCDRITCMSFGKFLAEGGPSDIRNHPDVIEAYLGGARHVA; encoded by the coding sequence ATGACCGCCCTACTCGAAACCCGCGACCTGACCATGCGCTTCGGCGGTCTCGTCGCGGTCGACGCGCTCGGCTTCTCGGTCGAGCAGGGGTCGATCCACGGTCTCATCGGCCCCAACGGCGCCGGCAAGACGACGACCTTCAACATGATCTCGGGCTTCTACACGCCGACCTCCGGCCAGGTGCTCCTGCGGGGCGAGGACATATCGGGCCTCAAGATGCACGAGGTCGCGCGCCGCGGCGTGGTGCGCACCTTCCAGCACTCGACGCTCTTCGCCGAGCTCACCGTGCTCGAGAACGCGCTCATCGGCACGCACATGTCCTTCCGCCCCAACATCTTCGCCGCGATCGTCGGCTGGGACCGCGAGGATCGCAAGGGCGCGCTCGCCCGGGCGCACAGCGCGCTCGAGTTCTTCGGCCTCGACCACCTCGCCTCCGAACGCGCGGGCGACCTCAGCCACGGGCACCAGCGCGCCCTCGGCATGGCCGTCGCCCATGCCAGCCACCCCGACATCATCCTGCTCGACGAACCCTTCACCGGCATGAACCCCGAGGAGACGCGCCAGATGATGGACCTCATGCGCCGGCTCAAGGCCGACGGCATGACCATCCTGCTGGTGGAACACGACATGCAGGCGATCATGGGGCTTTGCGATCGCATCACCTGCATGAGCTTCGGCAAGTTCCTGGCCGAGGGTGGCCCCTCGGACATCCGCAACCATCCCGACGTGATCGAAGCCTATCTCGGGGGCGCGCGCCATGTTGCTTGA
- a CDS encoding branched-chain amino acid ABC transporter permease has protein sequence MLKFLIWPIVAAALVALPHGLSFSQQEILVFLTINILVVSSYRLLTLTGEWSLAHVVIMGVGAYASALFSKELGLWVPVSMVLGAVTAALIAVLLSFPLFRMKGFYFLIGSFAAGEIIRLLWKRFRDPFGGPKGIKGIDPMPDFSIGIYDFDFFEPVSYYYFAGVIVCICLWLLWRIEKSPVGLTFHAVHWQDKLAEASGVNLRAYRTLAFAIASGFAGLGGALLAHYVGTINPNSFDLDLMVFVLTWAIVGGTGTFYGPILGCVTLTILNEVVLRELGFEQMRPLIYGAILILSILFLPNGLESLVQKLTRRRKTA, from the coding sequence GTGCTTAAATTCCTAATCTGGCCGATCGTCGCCGCCGCCCTCGTCGCGCTTCCGCACGGGCTCAGCTTCTCGCAGCAGGAAATCCTCGTATTCCTCACGATCAACATCCTTGTCGTCTCCTCCTACCGCCTGCTCACGCTCACCGGCGAATGGTCGCTCGCGCATGTGGTGATCATGGGCGTCGGCGCCTATGCCAGCGCGCTTTTCTCCAAGGAGCTGGGCCTCTGGGTGCCGGTCTCGATGGTCCTCGGCGCGGTCACGGCGGCGCTCATCGCCGTGCTGCTCAGCTTCCCGCTCTTCCGCATGAAGGGCTTCTATTTCCTCATCGGCTCCTTCGCCGCCGGCGAGATCATCCGCCTTCTGTGGAAACGCTTCCGCGATCCGTTCGGCGGGCCGAAGGGGATCAAGGGGATCGACCCGATGCCCGACTTCTCGATCGGCATCTACGATTTCGACTTCTTCGAGCCGGTCAGCTACTACTACTTCGCCGGCGTGATCGTCTGTATCTGCCTCTGGCTTCTCTGGCGGATCGAGAAAAGCCCCGTGGGCCTCACCTTCCACGCGGTCCACTGGCAGGACAAGCTGGCCGAGGCGTCGGGCGTCAACCTGCGCGCCTACCGCACGCTCGCCTTCGCCATCGCCAGCGGCTTCGCGGGTCTCGGCGGCGCGCTGCTCGCGCATTACGTGGGCACGATCAACCCCAACTCCTTCGACCTCGATCTCATGGTCTTCGTGCTCACCTGGGCCATCGTCGGCGGCACCGGCACCTTCTACGGGCCGATCCTCGGCTGTGTCACGCTCACGATCCTCAACGAGGTGGTGCTGCGCGAACTGGGCTTCGAGCAGATGCGCCCGCTGATCTACGGCGCGATCCTGATCCTCTCGATCCTCTTCCTGCCCAACGGGCTCGAAAGCCTCGTCCAGAAACTCACCCGCCGGAGGAAAACCGCATGA
- a CDS encoding succinylglutamate desuccinylase/aspartoacylase family protein: protein MARDPFVIGDRSVDPGTRATVNIPVSTLPDHTPVTLSVEVVHGRRPGPVLFVSAAVHGDEVIGVEIVRRLLAAEGLADLDGTLLAVPIVNTYGFLNHSRYLPDRRDLNRCFPGSPTGSMAAQLADCFMQEVVMRSEVGIDLHSAAIHRTNLPQIRLSPDNRRLRRLGRIFGAPVMMTSKLREGSLRMAAEEKGIDVLLYEGGEGLRFDELGVRAGVAGILRVMNALRMIGDDFAPLPEVEPVLCTTSHWYRAPAGGLFRGYLGIGDTVEPGTVLGAVADPFGEIETEVTCDETGIVIGRTNMPVVYEGDALFHIATTPRADAAAEGVSAHLDAAPLFDEDEII from the coding sequence ATGGCACGCGACCCCTTCGTCATCGGCGACCGTTCCGTCGACCCCGGCACGCGCGCCACGGTCAACATCCCCGTCTCCACCCTGCCCGACCACACGCCCGTGACGCTCTCGGTCGAGGTGGTCCACGGGCGCCGGCCCGGCCCGGTGCTCTTCGTCTCGGCGGCCGTCCACGGGGACGAGGTGATCGGGGTCGAGATCGTGCGCCGCCTGCTGGCCGCCGAGGGGCTCGCCGATCTCGACGGCACGCTCCTGGCGGTGCCCATCGTCAACACCTACGGCTTCCTCAACCATTCCCGCTATCTCCCCGACCGGCGCGACCTAAACCGCTGCTTTCCCGGAAGCCCCACGGGCTCCATGGCCGCGCAGCTTGCCGACTGCTTCATGCAGGAGGTGGTGATGCGCTCCGAGGTGGGGATCGACCTCCATTCGGCGGCCATCCACCGCACCAACCTGCCGCAGATCCGCCTCTCGCCCGACAACCGCCGCCTGCGCCGGCTGGGCCGGATCTTCGGCGCGCCGGTGATGATGACCTCGAAGCTGCGTGAAGGTTCCCTGCGCATGGCCGCCGAGGAGAAGGGCATCGACGTGCTGCTCTACGAGGGCGGCGAAGGGTTGCGCTTCGACGAGTTGGGCGTGCGCGCGGGCGTCGCGGGCATCTTGCGGGTGATGAACGCGCTGCGCATGATCGGCGACGATTTCGCCCCCCTGCCCGAGGTCGAGCCGGTGCTCTGCACCACGTCCCACTGGTATCGCGCGCCGGCGGGCGGTCTCTTCCGGGGCTATCTCGGCATCGGCGACACGGTCGAGCCGGGCACGGTGCTGGGCGCCGTCGCCGACCCATTCGGCGAGATCGAGACCGAGGTGACATGCGACGAGACGGGCATCGTGATCGGCCGCACGAACATGCCGGTGGTCTACGAGGGCGACGCGCTCTTCCACATCGCCACCACGCCTCGTGCCGACGCCGCCGCCGAGGGCGTGAGCGCCCATCTCGACGCGGCCCCCCTCTTCGACGAGGACGAGATCATCTGA
- a CDS encoding branched-chain amino acid ABC transporter permease: MLDPDLLVQTVLNSIYAASYISLVAVGLVLIFGVMGVINFAHGELFMAGAYAIVALYADMHMPFLAAVALGLVFVGCLGLLMERALFRPLRDNPLGGLVASIGFLMILQALATIGFGVRMEHIPPVTQKVISLGNASFPLARLYVVIAAIVLLSALWIFLKRTRFGWALRASAQDPQAAELQGISIARTAQIAMFIGAGMAGIAGALTAPLVSVNPHMGHSVIVTAFIVIIVGGVGSLEGAIVASIAYAFVHTFVTTFYDGVIADIVGLSLMLLVLIVKPTGLFGSADRA; this comes from the coding sequence ATGCTCGACCCCGATCTCCTCGTGCAGACGGTCCTGAACTCGATCTACGCGGCCAGCTACATCTCCCTCGTCGCCGTCGGCCTCGTGCTGATCTTCGGCGTGATGGGTGTCATCAACTTCGCCCATGGCGAGCTTTTCATGGCAGGCGCCTATGCCATCGTGGCGCTCTATGCGGACATGCACATGCCCTTCCTCGCGGCGGTGGCCCTGGGCCTCGTCTTCGTGGGCTGCCTCGGCCTCCTGATGGAGCGCGCGCTTTTCCGGCCCCTGCGGGACAATCCGCTGGGCGGGCTCGTGGCCTCCATCGGCTTCCTGATGATCCTCCAGGCGCTCGCCACCATCGGCTTCGGCGTGCGGATGGAGCATATCCCGCCGGTTACGCAGAAGGTGATCTCGCTCGGCAACGCATCCTTCCCGCTGGCCCGGCTCTATGTGGTCATCGCGGCGATCGTGCTGCTCTCTGCGCTCTGGATCTTTCTCAAGCGCACGCGCTTCGGCTGGGCGCTGCGGGCCTCGGCGCAGGACCCGCAGGCGGCCGAGCTTCAGGGCATCTCGATCGCCCGCACCGCGCAGATCGCCATGTTCATCGGCGCCGGGATGGCCGGCATCGCCGGTGCGCTCACCGCGCCGCTCGTCTCGGTCAATCCGCACATGGGCCACTCGGTCATCGTCACCGCCTTCATCGTCATCATCGTGGGCGGCGTCGGGAGCCTCGAGGGCGCCATCGTCGCCTCCATAGCCTATGCCTTCGTGCACACCTTCGTCACCACCTTCTACGACGGGGTGATCGCCGACATCGTCGGGCTCTCGCTCATGCTCCTGGTGCTGATCGTCAAGCCCACCGGCCTGTTCGGGAGTGCGGACCGTGCTTAA
- the lepA gene encoding translation elongation factor 4 — translation MTPLSHIRNFSIVAHIDHGKSTLADRLIQQTNTVSAREMKEQLLDAMDIERERGITIKANTVRIEYDAQDGEHYVLNLIDTPGHVDFAYEVSRSMRAVEGSLLVVDSTQGVEAQTLANVYQAIDADHELIPVLNKIDLPASDIDRVAEQIEDVIGIDASGAIPVSAKTGQGIVETLEAIVHQLPAPKGDAEAPLKAMLVDSKYDQYLGVICIVRIIDGVLRKGDRIRMMKTGGTYDVDDVGIYRPAMTAVKELGPGEIGYLNASIKQVRDTRVGDTITHVKRPCAEALPGFKPSVPVVFCGLFPVDSAEFEDLRDAIEKLALNDASFTYEMETSAALGFGFRCGFLGLLHLEVIRDRIEREYDIELITTAPSVIYHVYMKDGTKQDLHNPADMPDLTYVDHVEEPRIKATILVPDEYLGDVLKLCQDRRGIQLDLTYAGSRAMVVYDLPLNEVVFDFYDRLKSVTKGYASFDYQMEGYREDNLVKMQVLVNEEPVDALSMMVHRDRAEMRGRAMCEKLKDLIPRHMFKIPIQAAIGGKVIARETLSALRKDVTAKCYGGDATRKRKLLEKQKAGKKKMRQFGKVEIPQEAFISALKMDE, via the coding sequence ATGACACCGCTTTCCCATATCCGCAATTTCTCGATCGTGGCGCATATCGACCACGGGAAATCGACGCTGGCCGACCGGCTCATCCAGCAGACGAACACCGTCTCGGCGCGCGAGATGAAGGAGCAGCTTCTCGATGCGATGGATATCGAGCGGGAGCGGGGCATCACGATCAAGGCCAACACCGTGCGGATCGAGTACGACGCGCAGGATGGCGAGCATTACGTGCTGAACCTCATCGACACGCCCGGGCATGTGGATTTCGCCTACGAGGTGTCACGCTCGATGCGGGCGGTGGAGGGCTCGCTCCTGGTGGTGGACAGCACGCAAGGGGTCGAGGCGCAGACGCTGGCCAATGTCTACCAGGCGATCGACGCCGATCACGAGCTGATCCCGGTGCTCAACAAGATCGACCTGCCGGCCTCGGATATCGACCGGGTGGCCGAGCAGATCGAGGACGTGATCGGCATCGACGCGAGCGGAGCCATCCCGGTGAGCGCCAAGACCGGGCAGGGCATCGTCGAGACGCTCGAGGCCATCGTCCATCAGCTGCCCGCGCCCAAGGGCGATGCGGAGGCGCCGCTGAAGGCGATGCTGGTCGATTCGAAATACGACCAGTATCTCGGGGTCATCTGTATCGTGCGGATCATCGACGGGGTGCTGCGCAAGGGCGACCGCATCCGCATGATGAAGACCGGCGGTACCTATGACGTGGACGACGTGGGCATCTACCGCCCCGCGATGACGGCGGTGAAGGAGTTGGGGCCGGGCGAGATCGGCTATCTCAACGCCTCGATCAAGCAGGTGCGCGACACCCGCGTGGGCGACACGATCACCCATGTGAAACGGCCCTGCGCCGAGGCGCTGCCGGGCTTCAAGCCGTCGGTGCCGGTGGTGTTCTGCGGGCTCTTCCCGGTCGACTCGGCCGAGTTCGAGGATCTGCGGGACGCGATCGAGAAGCTGGCGCTCAACGATGCGAGCTTCACCTACGAGATGGAGACGAGCGCGGCGCTGGGCTTCGGCTTCCGCTGCGGGTTCCTGGGCCTGCTGCATCTCGAGGTGATCCGCGACCGGATCGAGCGGGAGTATGACATCGAGCTCATCACCACGGCGCCCTCGGTGATCTACCACGTCTACATGAAGGACGGGACCAAGCAGGACCTGCACAACCCCGCCGACATGCCGGACCTGACCTATGTCGATCACGTGGAGGAGCCGCGGATCAAGGCGACGATCCTCGTGCCGGACGAATACCTGGGCGACGTGCTCAAGCTCTGCCAGGACCGGCGGGGGATACAGCTCGACCTCACCTACGCGGGCAGCCGGGCGATGGTGGTCTATGACCTGCCCCTGAACGAGGTGGTGTTCGACTTCTACGACCGGCTCAAGTCGGTGACGAAGGGCTATGCGAGCTTCGATTACCAGATGGAAGGGTACCGCGAGGACAACCTCGTCAAGATGCAGGTGCTCGTCAACGAGGAGCCGGTGGACGCGCTTTCGATGATGGTGCACCGCGACCGCGCCGAGATGCGGGGCCGGGCGATGTGCGAGAAGCTCAAGGACCTGATCCCGCGCCACATGTTCAAGATCCCGATCCAGGCGGCCATCGGCGGCAAGGTCATCGCGCGCGAGACGCTGAGCGCGCTCAGGAAGGACGTGACGGCGAAATGCTATGGCGGGGACGCGACGCGCAAGCGCAAGCTCCTGGAGAAGCAGAAGGCCGGGAAGAAGAAGATGCGCCAGTTCGGCAAGGTCGAGATCCCGCAGGAAGCCTTCATCAGCGCCTTGAAGATGGACGAATGA
- a CDS encoding acylphosphatase, protein MTGTKTIKARIEGRVQGVSYRAWTQVEAKNRDLAGWVRNEADGSVTALLSGPDHAVDDMVRHLDHGPPAAVVKSVETAPADPPEGNGFEIRH, encoded by the coding sequence ATGACCGGGACCAAGACGATCAAGGCCCGGATCGAGGGCCGGGTGCAAGGCGTGTCCTATCGCGCCTGGACACAGGTCGAGGCCAAGAACCGCGACCTGGCGGGCTGGGTCAGGAACGAGGCGGACGGGAGCGTCACCGCCCTCCTGTCCGGGCCGGACCATGCGGTGGACGACATGGTCAGGCACCTCGACCACGGGCCGCCCGCCGCGGTGGTCAAATCGGTCGAGACGGCGCCCGCCGACCCGCCCGAGGGTAACGGGTTCGAGATCCGCCACTGA
- a CDS encoding ABC transporter ATP-binding protein yields the protein MLLEMKGVAVNYGNINAIRDISISVPEGKIVTIIGGNGAGKTTTLRAMSGMVAPTRGEITFEGQRIDGLPASKVVAHGIAHVPEGRRIFPDMTVEENLRTGAFLRRDKDAIRSDLEDVYDRFPRLRERRRQTAKTMSGGEQQMLAIGRALMSRPRLLLMDEPSMGLAPVIVEEIARIVEEINAQGLSVVLVEQNAELALELADHAYVLETGNLALEGPADELHDNEHVRAAYLGI from the coding sequence ATGTTGCTTGAGATGAAGGGCGTGGCCGTCAACTACGGCAACATCAACGCCATCCGCGACATCTCGATTTCCGTGCCCGAGGGCAAGATCGTCACCATCATCGGCGGCAACGGCGCGGGCAAGACCACGACCCTGCGCGCCATGTCCGGCATGGTCGCGCCCACCCGGGGCGAGATCACCTTCGAGGGCCAGCGCATCGACGGGCTGCCCGCGTCGAAGGTGGTGGCCCACGGCATCGCCCATGTCCCCGAGGGGCGCCGCATCTTCCCCGACATGACGGTCGAGGAAAACCTGCGCACCGGCGCCTTCCTGCGCCGCGACAAGGACGCGATCCGCAGCGACCTCGAGGACGTCTACGACCGTTTCCCCCGCCTGCGCGAACGCCGCCGCCAGACGGCCAAGACCATGTCGGGCGGCGAACAGCAGATGCTCGCCATCGGCCGCGCCCTCATGTCGCGCCCGCGCCTTCTGCTCATGGACGAACCGTCGATGGGCCTGGCCCCCGTCATCGTCGAGGAGATCGCGCGGATCGTCGAGGAGATCAACGCGCAGGGCCTCTCCGTCGTCCTGGTCGAACAGAATGCAGAACTTGCGCTCGAACTCGCAGATCACGCCTACGTGCTGGAAACCGGAAATCTCGCGCTGGAGGGACCCGCCGATGAGCTTCACGACAACGAACATGTTCGCGCCGCGTATCTGGGGATTTGA
- a CDS encoding ABC transporter substrate-binding protein: MFSKFRAPGLTRRTFLKSTAATAAAAGLPGAALAAGDPIKIGFLAPLTGAVAAWGKPGLDGCEIWAERVNEAGGIDLGGTKHPVEFVAYDNEYDPAKARTGATKLIREDGVSFIMMLGGDTWPGVQPVADKTGMLFSTLLPSDLSPDTTTLIAPAEVHPIYNVTGVDWLAENRPELKTAVMCAQDDALGLPSVATYLAAFEAAGIEMQDEPLLFDPATTDFAPVVTRLLSGNPDIVCLDTCYSDYVHPIAEQLFQQGYEGQIISCTADFYDQMIDKTSKEFMEGFIFQFPDFDDPALNDPRINFDDPNGFYAEYNKRFPGQWGAVSWEYASIMDLWRSAAEKAGSADPDAVLEAMLADGTGKHAFGDAKWWGKDLFGIDHALVGDWPVVVIEDGKATIKGFRNIPAWYDKHGDLLVKHMQAYDQMWDQRG, translated from the coding sequence ATGTTTTCCAAATTCCGCGCCCCGGGTCTCACCCGCCGCACGTTCCTGAAATCGACCGCCGCCACCGCCGCCGCGGCGGGGCTTCCGGGCGCCGCCCTCGCGGCGGGGGATCCGATCAAGATCGGTTTCCTCGCGCCGCTCACCGGCGCCGTCGCCGCCTGGGGCAAGCCGGGCCTCGACGGTTGCGAAATCTGGGCCGAGCGCGTGAACGAGGCGGGCGGCATCGACCTGGGCGGCACCAAGCACCCGGTCGAGTTCGTGGCCTACGACAACGAGTATGACCCCGCCAAGGCCCGCACCGGCGCCACCAAGCTCATCCGCGAGGACGGCGTCTCCTTCATCATGATGCTGGGCGGCGACACCTGGCCGGGGGTGCAGCCCGTCGCCGACAAGACGGGGATGCTCTTCTCCACGCTGCTGCCCTCGGACCTCAGCCCCGACACCACCACGCTCATCGCACCCGCCGAGGTGCACCCGATCTACAACGTGACGGGCGTCGACTGGCTGGCCGAGAACCGCCCCGAGCTCAAGACCGCCGTGATGTGCGCGCAGGACGACGCGCTCGGCCTGCCCTCCGTCGCCACCTACCTCGCGGCCTTCGAGGCGGCGGGGATCGAGATGCAGGACGAGCCGCTCCTCTTCGACCCGGCTACCACCGATTTCGCGCCGGTGGTCACGCGGCTCCTGTCGGGCAACCCCGATATCGTCTGCCTCGACACCTGTTACTCGGATTACGTCCACCCCATCGCCGAACAGCTCTTCCAGCAGGGCTACGAGGGGCAGATCATCTCCTGCACGGCCGATTTCTACGACCAGATGATCGACAAGACGTCCAAGGAGTTCATGGAAGGCTTCATCTTCCAGTTCCCCGATTTCGACGACCCCGCGCTCAACGACCCGCGCATCAACTTCGACGACCCGAACGGCTTCTATGCCGAGTACAACAAGCGCTTTCCGGGCCAATGGGGCGCGGTCAGCTGGGAATACGCCTCGATCATGGACCTCTGGCGCTCGGCCGCCGAGAAGGCGGGCTCGGCCGATCCCGACGCGGTGCTCGAAGCGATGCTCGCCGACGGCACGGGCAAGCACGCCTTCGGCGACGCGAAATGGTGGGGCAAGGACCTCTTCGGGATCGACCACGCGCTGGTGGGGGACTGGCCGGTCGTGGTGATCGAGGACGGCAAGGCCACGATCAAGGGCTTCCGCAACATTCCCGCATGGTACGACAAGCATGGCGACCTGCTGGTCAAGCACATGCAGGCCTACGACCAGATGTGGGACCAGCGCGGCTGA
- a CDS encoding Glu/Leu/Phe/Val dehydrogenase dimerization domain-containing protein, which yields MLTRLEIESHEDVWRVEDEASGLTGFIALHSTRLGPAAGGLRMRPYPDTDAALADVLNLSRGMSYKNAAANLPLGGGKAVIIGHPDSKTPAMLRAMGRAIDKLEGRYWTAEDMGMSPADMAHIAQETDYVAGRDSGPFASGDPSPVTARGVFDAMRVGARHAFGSDDLRGRHVAVQGLGHVGWHLCRLLHETGARLTVADTVPARVEEARAEFAAEAGDTATIHAAPADIFAPCAIGGILNATTIPEIRARLVAGAANNQLAAPGDADALHARGILYLPDYVANGGGIINVAAEILRIEDRAPWVEDKLAALSTTMERILDRARAEDRSPAHLADTIVAERGL from the coding sequence ATGCTCACGCGTCTGGAAATCGAAAGTCACGAGGACGTCTGGCGCGTCGAGGACGAGGCGTCGGGGCTCACGGGCTTCATCGCGCTTCATTCCACCCGGCTCGGCCCCGCGGCGGGCGGGCTGAGGATGCGCCCCTATCCCGATACCGACGCCGCGCTCGCCGACGTGCTCAACCTCTCGCGCGGGATGAGCTACAAGAACGCCGCCGCGAACCTGCCCCTCGGGGGCGGCAAGGCGGTGATCATCGGGCATCCGGATTCCAAGACGCCCGCCATGCTGCGCGCCATGGGCCGCGCCATCGACAAGCTCGAGGGCCGCTACTGGACCGCCGAGGACATGGGCATGTCGCCCGCCGACATGGCCCATATCGCGCAGGAGACCGATTATGTCGCCGGCCGTGACAGCGGCCCCTTCGCCAGCGGCGATCCCTCGCCCGTGACCGCGCGCGGCGTGTTCGACGCGATGCGCGTGGGTGCGCGGCACGCCTTCGGCTCGGACGATCTGCGCGGGCGTCACGTCGCGGTGCAGGGGCTGGGCCACGTGGGTTGGCACCTCTGCCGCCTGCTGCACGAGACCGGCGCGCGCCTCACCGTGGCCGACACCGTGCCCGCGCGGGTCGAAGAGGCCCGTGCCGAGTTCGCGGCCGAGGCGGGCGACACCGCCACGATCCACGCGGCCCCCGCCGACATCTTCGCCCCCTGCGCCATCGGCGGCATTCTCAACGCCACCACGATCCCCGAGATCCGCGCCCGCCTCGTCGCCGGCGCCGCCAACAACCAGCTCGCCGCGCCGGGCGACGCCGACGCGCTCCATGCCCGCGGCATCCTCTACCTGCCCGACTACGTCGCCAATGGCGGCGGCATCATCAACGTCGCCGCCGAGATCCTGCGCATCGAGGATCGCGCGCCATGGGTCGAGGACAAGCTCGCCGCGCTGTCCACCACGATGGAGCGCATCCTCGACCGCGCCCGCGCCGAGGATCGCAGCCCCGCGCATCTCGCGGACACCATCGTCGCCGAGCGGGGTCTCTAG
- a CDS encoding Lrp/AsnC family transcriptional regulator, with the protein MDRIDREIIAALQRDGRRTLSDLSEGIGLSPTPLARRIARLERDGVITGYAARVDQEALGLALTAFIHVELETQSRDALARFEAALRRFDEVTECHLMTGSRDILIRAVAADLKAFDRFLEEGLMQVPNIRAMRTSFALRTMIRRDVLPLG; encoded by the coding sequence TTGGACCGTATCGACCGCGAGATCATCGCCGCGCTGCAACGCGACGGGCGGCGCACATTGTCCGATCTTTCCGAGGGGATCGGCCTTTCGCCCACGCCGCTTGCCCGGCGCATCGCCCGGCTCGAGCGCGACGGGGTGATCACCGGCTATGCCGCCCGCGTCGACCAGGAGGCGCTGGGCCTCGCGCTGACGGCCTTCATCCACGTGGAGCTCGAGACCCAGTCGCGCGACGCGCTGGCGCGGTTCGAGGCGGCGCTGCGCCGGTTCGACGAGGTGACGGAATGCCACCTGATGACCGGCTCGCGCGATATCCTGATCCGCGCCGTGGCCGCCGATCTCAAGGCCTTCGACCGCTTCCTCGAGGAAGGGCTGATGCAGGTGCCGAACATCCGCGCGATGCGCACGAGTTTCGCGCTGCGCACGATGATCCGGCGCGACGTGCTGCCGCTCGGCTGA